Part of the Haliotis asinina isolate JCU_RB_2024 chromosome 8, JCU_Hal_asi_v2, whole genome shotgun sequence genome is shown below.
TGAATGCTGATCTGCCTTTGACAGCACAATCAACATATAGGATGCACACATTTTCTGAATTGATAAATATTGAATAGGCAATTTCTTTTGGTTTGGAAATTTTAATTTGAACAAATGCACACTCAAGGGTGGCCCAAGCACTGCTTCAGTTATACTCCTGTTTGGATAACAATGTTACGATGCTCACAATAACAAGGTGAATACCAAGATGATGAATGCCCTGGAATTCATATCAAACTTTTCGTAAAGTTTGTTGATGCTTATTTTCAAAAGACACTGAATGAGATATGTTGATATGGATGAGTGTCTCACATGCACCTACAATTTAGAAGCCTCATCACTGATTTGCTGAACAAGCACCTGTCACTAATTCCTCacatgtcctcagatcttcatgaAATTAGGTAGAGACTGCTGTCTCCCTAAAAAGATATAATAAATCACTTCcagtaatgtttttgttcttgGAATAGATCAAGATTTATCAGTGCTGTCTTTCTATGGTAGTACTATAAATGTACCTGAAAGGAAACTTACCCTCGCATGTAATGCCCTGGCGTTGCAGGCCAACCAACAAGGAGGTGCAATGATTGCACTTGTAAGGGGTACTGAAAGACTTGACAATAAACTTATGAGCTTTAGGGTGAGGCAGGGGCTTGCCCTGGGCGGGGCTGGTGTTGTTGGAGTAGGGCTTCTGAAACACTGGCTCGTACGGTTGTGAGAACGGCACAGCATCACGAGTGAGGGATGACTCCGGGGTGTCTCCTGCCTGCAGGTCTGACCGGGAATCTGTCCGCGAGTCTGTCCGTGATGCTGTGTCCTCACTGTCATCACCTTGTTCACTGTCTATTGAAATCTGCTGCAATCAACAAAAGGTCAGGTTAATTATCTGTGCTCAAAATGGCTTCCTGTTTCCAAACAACGATCCAAACATAATGCAGTTTGTACTCTTTAATGATGTCTAAAATCTGTTATTTGTACCAAACATATTAGAAACCAATAGAAACTAATGGAAGTGTAACACATAGTTTGCCATTAAAACAATATCCTTCAACTTGCTCAAATGAACTGTATTACAGATTCCGAACAACCAAATAATGTAAAGTATTCTTTCAGTATATCCCTGAAGTTGTGTACTTACATCCATGTTGAATGTGAAACGGTCGTTGAAATACTTAAATAATCCCGGTTCTCTACTATCATCCCCTGtaaagaaatgcaacacacaaGTTACCACTTCAGAAATGACAATTAAGCCTATCTTTAATTGACTGAATGTTAAAAGACAGAATCACCTTCATTGTGTTTCAGGGCAGAGAATCACAAAGGATACGATTACATTAGGATTTACATCTCATGTCAAAAATACTATGTTGTTCTGGATTAAGACTGCATACAAGACTTTTGTCACTAACACACTATCAGGTGGCCTGGAAACAACTCCAAATAAGTCAACAGCCTGTCAGGCTATCTGAGATGGTCTGTTTACCTCCATGAAGGCCTGTTCGTTTCCTATTTAACACTTAGTATTCCAAGAATATGACAATGTCctgaactgtaaataatccagcctAGACCAGAGGTCaatgtcaaaatatttgtaCCTAGGATATGACATTAATCATTGAAAACAGAGGAGTAacaaatgattgatattatgaacaatcTCCAATTTTCAGGGTACAATGGAACACAATGATCCAAGCCTGACTACCTCATCCACTGTCCAACCTTGGACAAGGGCCTAGATCACTAATGTCCTATTCTAACCCATAATTCTTCCAACTCCACGGATCCGTGTCCCCACCCATATGCTGAGCATCTACATGGCTCCTATAAGGTGTACTCACATTCTTTAGGTTGGCTCTCTTGTTGTCTCTGTATTTGCTCCCTGAGCTCTTCATTCTCCCGCTTCAGCTCAGCAATCACGCTGTCCTTCTCATGGATCTTACTGGCAATGGAAAAATGTGCAACTTTAGCTTTCCTTTTTAGTTTCACTTACCAACTAAAGTACCAGCTATTTACTTTTCAGTAATGTAGAGCAGATAAGAGTTAAATGAAGAGGAAATATGTGCTTGCTGACATTATGACATGCTGACACCCCATTCTAAGAATAGTAGAACACATAAGATATTACTTTGATTTGGGTTTCTTTTATCAAAACCTTGAAAGTGTAAGTTCATTAACTACAAGCTCTAGCGAATGAATAGTCAAAATTTTTTAAACTACTGCAAATCAATGTATCTTTGTTTGAAAGTCAAGAGCAAAATCAGTGACATTTCAAATCAATAAAATGACATATCACAACGCAGGAAAGCAATAATACCCTGGGGATGGGTTGTGGTGGGGGTTGTGTGTTGGCAGGCCAAGTAATATAGAATTAATTTGAGACACAGCAATGCTGTaatccaacaaacacacaattcCACCTCTATACTTACCTTCAGCTTATTTCAGGAATACATACTCCAgggataaaaaaaaatatatcttaaGTGCTGGAGTGAGAACAAAGCTTACTTCTCATTGGACACATTCTCTTCCTTGATGCGAGTGAGCTGTTCACTGATCATGGTCTTGGCTTGGATCTCACTCTGGAGGCTAGACTGGAGGTTAAGAAGCTCCATCTTGTCCAGACGTTGAGACCTTCGGTTCCTCCATCGCTGGCCTCGGGACTGGATAACACAGAATGTTGTTAATATTCTCAATGCAGTGTTCAACATAAAGGTATTGGAATCCCACAACACCAGCAGAATTGAGGCCCCATTCAATCTCTAGCAAtgacaaggatctctggaaactTCCATGCTTACTGACTGACATACACtggactgtgttttgtttgttagttctttgcctaatgccacactcagaaaCATTCCTGTTGAATTATTTCTCCCATTCATTAAAGTATTGAGCAATGAGAATACTGTGGGACCATAAACTGGGTGAATTATCCCTGGACATGTCAACCCACCACAGCGGAAGCGAGGAAAACAACTTACCGGGTCATCACCAGACACACCCATCACCTTCAGGTTCTCCAGTTCTTCTGTCATCTTAGTGGCCAGAGCTTGCAAATAGCCTCGAGCATCCTTCTCATCACTCACCCTGCACAAAATACAGTCACATTTCACACCTTTCTACCCAACAACCGATATCTACATTAATCATCTCTTCCTACACacatacagaaatatttctagctattttgtttttcacagaaAAAGTGCTATGGTCAATTTTTTTCAAGTAAATATCTAGTGATTTTGCAAAGAATATAGTTGGAAAGGATTATTAAACTATTACTACTTATATGAATCGAGCAGCAGCACCAAGAAAAGACATCATTCAATGAATCAGTTATGAGCTCAGACAGCGCTCTGTCTTTAGACTGCCTCTGCATCACCACAAGCAATGATATCTCATTTGTTTTAGTATGCAGCAGTCAGTGATATTTGAGGCATCATAAATACTAAATGTCAATCAATGAGGTACATAGGCCTCGGCAACCCATCAAACTAAGTGGTGATGATCCAGGTATTGTGAGGTACATACCACTTGATGATCTCTGAGATCTGTGCCTCCCACTGAGCTACTGACTCCCGTTTGTCATAGATATCCCGAATCTCCTCTTCCAGCTGAGAACGTTCCCGTATGTGGTTGTCAATACGATTTTGATACTGAAAGGATAAGTGTAGATCATTTGTGTGTGGTCTGACACAAAGATTCATAACCTCCTTTACAAAACATCTGAATTCACCTTCATAAATACTCTCTTGTAATTAATCACAATGGGTGGGGATAAAGGTACTGATTAATCAAATCGAAGATGTAGACACAAATAGGTATGATTGAACAATGGCAGATTCTCTCCTCTTACAGTCAGTTACCTCCATTGATAGTGGGATCAATAGACAGCAATTAGAATgtcaatataatataataataacattTCAAATAACAAGCCTTACCGAGTGCACCTCATCCTTGAGTCTGTCCACCTCATTGCTGAAGGCCTTACTCCTCTGTTCATGCATCTCAGCCCGCTGCTTGGACTTCTGGAGCTGTTCCTTCAAATCATCCACAAGCTGCTGAGATACCTTTGACTTCAGGTTAGTCATCTCATGTTGGAGCTCACTTCGCTTAGCTTCTGATTCCTTCAAATGGTACTTAATGTCACATAGTTCCGTAGAATATTTAGAGGAAACTCTTGCTAGTTCTTCTTCCCTTTCAACATCCTTTCTTTCTACTTCAGCTTTCAACCTGAAACAAAGACAGAAGATAATTATGAGGTAATTCTGTGGTATTTTCATGAAGGCATTAAGCTGGCCAAGGTGTGATTGCTAAAAACTGGCTGACTTACTTGTACAAATATCTAAGTGTGAATTATTTACACAATAGACTATAGACGAAATTCTTTCTTCATTAAAAGAGCCTAAAAACCTGAGATCTTAGAGAAAAGACATGAGTAGAATTTGTTACAAATCTGAATAGTTAGAAACAGAAAGTACAACTCTTACCTAGTGATCTCCTGAGTTAGTTCTAGATTTGTAGAACTGCTTGAACGACCCATCTGTCTACGCTTGATGTTTTCCAGCTCTTGTTCTAAATCCGAAGCATACTGCTCTGCTCTTTCTCGTAACCGTTTTTCCTTGCCAGCTTCAGACTTGGCCTCATCAATCTGGTTCTGAGCCTAAATATACCGAAGTGTAAGAGTTTAAAGAACTGTTCACAGCACACACAAAACAACTATGCATTCAGCTTGATGAGACTGATTGTTTCCTAAGCTGATGCCTGAATATTCCCCATCAGAATTTGGAACAATGCTGAAAGCAgcgttaaaaaacaaaaacaccaccATACCTCACTGATGAGTTTCTCCAGCCTCCTTTTCTCCAATCGGATACCATCCAGCTTTGACTTGTAATCTTCCGTCTCTTCCTCCTTGTTCCGTGCCTCTCGTGTCAACTCCTTCACCTTTGACTGAGCCTTCAACAATCTATAACAATGTTCACATGAAAGAGTTTTTTttacaaataaacccattctCGTTTACTCAACCTTCAGCAATTCTGCTTCACGTTCATGCCATATAATAGTAACAGGCAAGTCAGGTTAGTTCTGTCTATGTGTGCAGCGATCTGTGGATAATTAATCCCATTATGGTTTCAATTTAGGATTGTTTATTAACAACTCATTCAGACAGCTAATGTCTCTGTGTGAAAGATTTTGGTAATTCCCTTCATGACACATGGAGGCATGACATGGTCATGAATTGTGGCAAAAGCACAACAGACATGAGTAAATCATAAAATTCATGAACAGTCACCACATGATCCGGATCAAGTTAACCTCCCCTCAAATGACTTAACCATTGGCAACAATGGGATTTGTGTTAATTTTGTCATATAGAAATTTTAGATACCACTTTCAAACCCAAGTATAGTTTTCACAAAACCCATCAGACCAACATTATTAGCTTCCCATGACATAACATTAGTTTTAGCTCTGTAATCATCCTTAACAAGATATCATTTCTATCAACACAGGGTCTCAAAAGCAGCATTCATAAAACATTTCCTGCATCGACTTAATGACTATGGCATAAGTCAGATCTTTAAAAGCAGCAGAAAACAACTTTAGTTTAAACATTCACAATTTTAAATGTTTGGATAACTTTTTTAATTGTGAACAAATTTGAAATCATTAAAAATCACTCACGAATCATTGGTACTTGTATACTGTTCCATGGCTAGTTTCTGTTTCGACAAGGCGTCCTTGAGTTCTCTCCCTTGGGTCTTGTACTTGTCTCGCCAATCTTGCAATTCCttacaagacaaacatgaaacaatCAATTGCATGCAGCAATCAAATCTACTTTCATTGGAAAATACTGACTTCAATATCTATGCAAAAGGCACAGAATGAACTACTATTACTAGGTATCATCAGTCTGCAGAAACAGTCCatgtacaaaccttttcgaatGCAGCTTTCTCTTCATCCAGTAACTTTAATTTCCGTTCAACTTCTTGCTTTGagtcaaacatttttttcagatctTGTTCCAAAAGGCTGACCTCCCCTTGTGATTCTGGAAAAGTTTTTCCACATAAATCCAACCTTTTCACCAGCATTTCACTTGCACATATGCAATCATAATCCTTTCAGAACTGCATAATCATATATGGTATGATTCGTTTCCTTATGGTCCAGTGACAACTAGCAATATTGCCTATCTGTGACAACTgtcacatttacataaaatccaACATTTGAAACTGCAATGATCCTCATCTTCAGGGTACACTGACCTGCCTTCAACCTAGAGAAGGACCCTAACCTCTCGATCAGTTTGTCCACTCCTTACAACTAGCAATGTGcaagttaagttttacgccgcttttaacaatattccagcaatatcagggaggacaccagaaatgcacttcacactttgtacccaaatggggaatcaaacctgagtcttcaTTAGGATGggtgaatgttttaaccacaaggctacctaaCCAACCAAAAGAGTGCGCTAGGAATCACTTTTACTCTCCATAGGTTAAGGACCTATTATCAAAACATACTGAATGATGGTGTCATACCTGCAACAACCCTGTGTAAAACTGCCACCTCTTCCTTCAGTTGCCGCACTTCATCGTCTGACCCTgaagctgctgctgctgccacacCATTGATGTCTTGTGTTGTCCGCAACTCATTTATTGTTGCAGTTGTTTCTGTGCGAATGAAACAAATATAGTCTGTGGTGGTGGAATGATATATTTATGCTCTAATGTACAAAGTTCCATAAAATTCTTTAGGAAAACACTACAAATCATAATCAGTACCAGTTaattcaaaattgaaaagcATCAGAATTCAGATTTGCAACACATTTATCAGTCCTTATTCTACTGGAACTTTTGTTTAGATCCTGCAAGTGGGAGAGGGAGTGAAAGGGGTCATAGAACTTTTCAAAAATTACTCCAGCCTTACCATGGCTGGTGACAATCTGTCCCCATTTGTCTTATCAACGTCAAAGTGGGGCATCAACCGTAGTAAATGGCACTTGGCAGGCTACCCAAATACCATTCCACTGTCATAGCTGTGATACTTTATTTTCTGGGGTGCGCAAATGACTCACCATGAATTTTTATCATTAAGTCTTTGTTTTCTCTTTCTAGGTTCCTGATCTTTCTCTCATATGTTTCCACTAAAGCACCATCCACTTTGTCACCATTCGTTCCCTCGGGATCAATTAGACACGCTACATCAGACAGTTTACTGAAGAGAATGAAACAACATTAATACACAATCCTTGAAGctttttaattcttttaaccATCACACTTTCAAATCTCAACAGAAATTTTAAACATCATATGTTTGGTACAGTATGTCAATGTGACTCTTAATAGATACAATTCCTTTACTGGGTATTCATGAGCAGACACATTAGTGTAAAAGCAGCATGTAGAGAAATGTACTTACGACTTGCGTGTAAATGAGAAACCAATGAAAGGCAGGTGGTGTCCTTTAAATGCTGTGTAAGTTGCTGGTGGGACTGTGTCCTGCAAACAAAGGCATACAAGTACTGGCGTGATCTTTTCTCAGCCTCCACATATCTGGGGTTGGCATAAAACTGCAATGAGTGAGTTCTACACTGCtttaaccaatattccagtaatatcatggtgaGGGACACTCATTGTACCAATGTCAGGAATTGAAACCAGGACTTCTGtttgacgagcaaacacttccACCACTTTTCTAACCCACTTCCCCTCTTACAATTGTACAACTGCAATAACAACAGTAAATGTTAATAATGAAATAAGATTGTTCTCAGCTCCAATATCCGGGCAATGGTgaatatttaaaggtcacatgcaacgtaaaacacaactttgcagattctggtacctttcggtatgcacttaccgaaacaaatcataaaaaatgccaattcaacctataaaagttgaaaaaaaacgcgatgaaaaaaaagcccgcgaaatcggagttcaaacgtttcactaaattccccccagcgctggggggaaaactggtttcaactgctgtgttgcgctgcgtccatgacgcatgcgcagtgaataggttcgcgctgcatgaaacagtatgcatgcccagcatctgaggtcgtgagcagtagtctaatcttggatgtgtacacaaacaagtaattaatctactcgttacgtaaaacaacttgttgattgtggtaagcagtctctgtcacagagaaagctcaatgtctggtttattgacacctatatgtctgcctgcctgtctgctaaagacaacatgcaatacacagcttcaatcattgaccacgtgcaatttgaacttaacacctatcagactatacgacataaagaaaataagttgatttatgactcgtgcacccgagtcccgtgtctgccacattatgtaattaggcacgtgtgatacacatgacgtttttatgtctgtgggttacaaacaaactacattcattttttcggatgactggatctggcggaaactggtgcaaactcttgtcagtttcaagtcctgctttgtacttggacgaatgacagattccagccacgcagtagtttactatctctactgacatgattttttattggatcgagcgcaaatttagagaacatgtattttccaaacccaacatctctatatacattcttcatggataacgacttcttttcgtgtgtatgattttgtttgacaacagtatatgaatccatactgaaacgacgcatcaagtacacaaaaagaagttgttatccataaagaatcttactttcttgtgactggctatacttctaaaatgcccatcaaacagatcatctttctgtacacaaaatgaaccctcagcatatcagcaaatgaaacagccaatcggaagccgtcgttacgcttgaatgcatatccacccgctatgactgggttcagtttcccgagggcttcgtttcgggggaagtaagcccaagtacaaaatattgcacttttgaaccgcgattgtatgcttacaatagtgtttatttgtttttttaaaagcagcaatgtatattatatgtcatgaataagtgataaatgtgttttaattatgtttgattttttggttgcatgtgacctttaagcatcCATAACTGTGACATGACCATCACTAACTGGATTATATCAACAATACAAGTATTTTGTGTTTGGTAATAAATTTCCAACATCATCATACTATTGGCATCCACTTCAACTTCTGAATTTTCAGCAATGTAATGTCCTTCACACTTGGAGCGTCATACTTAAGAGACTGACCTGAGACGATCTGTGTTAGCATCAATCTTTAGTAACCTATGCCTGTTGTGAGGGGCAACtaacaggtggtcaggctcgctagcttggttgatacatgttgtATCCCCACTGCATAGATACTAAtcctgttgattactggattgtctggtccagactgcattatttacagatcagtGCCAATTAGTTTCATATTGCTGCATGTGGCAGTAGACTAACCTCTCTCAACTGCTGAAGTGGTAAAACTTCAGgccaacagtatgagcatccaTTAATGTACTAAGGTTTATTTCCTAACTGGTCCTTTACATTGGAGCCATCAGAAATAACAGGtttactttttttatttttttggtttTAACACAATAAACATAGAAGGAACTAACAACTTCAAGCCATGCTATACATACAGCCTCGAGTAGTGTGTACAGTGAACTTACTGTATGCCGAAAATCTGTGTCGTCTACATCAAAATTGGAAGTGTCAGTTGGACTCGAGACTTCAGGCTTGTAAGGGGCCTCCACTGTGAACAGACCATGGATTTTATTAGACATACACATGAGAATGGTTGCTACAAAGTATTACTAGAAACAGAATAAGTACTACTAAACTTCTGTTAGAGAGCATGTAGGTGGATATTGAACACATATAGTTTAAGTATCCTCATCAAATGCCAAGCAGTGTAATATGACAAAGAGTCTGGTCTCAGTATTGGAAAACCAACAATAATTACCACATATCAAAGACAAATTCACAAGCTTTGCACGGTGGGGACGGGGGTTGATTAGTGGTGTTCCAATTGTTGAAATAAACCAAGATTAGTCGCAgtgacacaaaaaaaacaaaaacaagaggTCCCATATTCTCAATCAAAAACACAAATTTTGTCACTAGTGTCTTAAgtgattgaaacacttgacaatgGAACATATCTCAGAAGTTGCCATGGCCAGAAACACGTTTAATTCTTAGAAGTTGCAAGTTGCATCATTTCACATTAGATGTGAAAGTTACAAATGAGATTTGCATAGtttttaataaaacaaaaaaatcagaGAAACAACTTATACTAATCTACAACAACAAATTGACAAGGAATGCGAACCTATTTATTTTCAATGATTGCACATTGGTAATGAACCAATTTccaattgtgagatttcaaccaattcccaacactaatgATCATCAAACACTGGATGTAACCAAACGGTAGAGCTAGCTACTTACTGTCTCTAATGTTGTTCCAGTCAATGCCACTAAACCAGTTATGATTTCTGAAGTCATCAAGTCCGCCTTTGCCGAACCTCTTGTCTGCACTGCAGATAAGCTGCCTTATTAGATCCTTGGCTTCTTgagatacatcatctacatcTGTTGGGAACTCAAACCTTGTCTGAAAGGAACAAAATagatttttacattttaaacacaTAATCGCACTGGTGGCACTAACAGTTGGTCTCTCATAGTTCACGCTCACAGACCCATGATGATACAATGTAAAATAGGTcatcatcaacccatgcttgccacaaaacgcgactatgcttgtcataagaggcaaccaaTGGGACAAAATGGTCAagatcgctgactttgttgacacatgccaacactcagatcaatgctcatgctgttgatcactggttggacaagacttgattatttacagaccactaccatatagctggaatattgctgactgcggtgaAATACTAACCTCAATCATTCATCCgaataaacatttatcaactgTATTCTAACTGCAAAAGTACTATCATCTACAGAAGTACAGTACATCCTGGTTATAATTCCACAATTTGTTCAGGAGAAAATATGGCATTACATCTAGAATGGCATTATAACAAGGCAGAACAATTGGAGGCCCTATGCAATGAACAAGGTGACTGAGCTGAAGTATTTGTACCTCTCAAAGAAGGTAAAGAACACCCCATTGATTAATATCACTTTGGATAATATGGCATGATTAACTATTTTAACATGAACAATGACCCATTCATGTGTGTAGTATATTTACTGCCAATAATTAAATCACTGATCAGCGTTTGGTTCCCAAACCTTGTTGTTTATTGTGAATGAATCTGTACTTACTTGATGGTTCATAATCTTGCCGTATGTCTCCACCAGGGATTCAGCATAGAATGGTGTCTCTCCATACAACatctcatacatacacacaccaagagaccaCCAGTCACACTCGGGGCCATATTTACCATGGCCATCCTCCATAGCCTGGAAACAAATACACACTGTCAAAAACTCATACCATAAGATAATCCTGCAGTTTCAAAACTGAGTGAattaatatatattgttttgataGTCCACATAAACATAGCTACAAAAATAACAGACTAACACAAAGTATTCTTAAACCTCTGTTGACATTTCTATGGAGATATCTGTTAAAAGATATACAATCTATGATAATAAACGCTTTGACTGTCTATGGTAATCAAAGATGATATACCTGTGCTATCATACAATCAGCTCATAAATTGTTTCACATAGAACAAGCTATCAATCAGGAAGtaaatataaatgtcagtgtgtAATTGTAAGGAAGAAAAGTAAGTAGGTCACATCACTTAACAAGACTCTTGTACTTTTGGtgtaaaacaatgtttcaaTTCATCTCTAAGTAGCAGTTGATAGTTAGAAACTGATAATCCTTGCAAGAATAACACATTTCTGGCTTAACCATCCCCAGTTTGCCACCTGGTCTAGTAAGTCATATTTGGCAGTCATGCAATTTGGAACCAGATATAGTTCTTGAATTTAAGCTTGTCACCAGAAATCTGGAGTAGTATGGGCCCCTTCTCATATATTGCAAGTTATGTGCAAAAGGGAGACAAACCAACAAAGTACAAAAAGTAGCACCTTACAAGCCCTGTTGTAAAGCTAATGCACTGCTACAAAGAAGTCATGAGGGCTGTTTCAATGTACACAAAAATTGTTGGTATACTGTACTTTTCCAGTTGTAGAAGCTCACAACTTATTGATAGTATATGCCTAGATTTTGGAAGTTAATGGGCTATAATACTAAATATTAAAGGTCTAGATTTAGGAAATGGACTCAAATATGCTGCTCAAGGCCTCTGAATAAAAGATAAACACATGTGACATACTCTTAGGATTTCCGGTGAGATGTAGTCTGGCGTCCCGACAGCTACTGAGGACTGCACTGTTCCATCAGCCATCAGCTTGAGACATGACCCAAAATCAGCTAGCACTATATGACCACTTCTATCAAGAAGCACATTGTCGGGTTTGATGTCTCTATGTACATAATGAAGTTTATGAAGGGAGTCTATAGCAAGGaccatttcagcaatatagaACTTGGACATGTCTTCTGGAAGGCGGTCTTCAAACTTGCTGAGTAATGTGAGCAGATCTCCACCACAGTAGTAGTCCATAACAAGATACTGCAAGGAAGAAAAAGACGGTGAAACAGCAGAGTCAGTCACTCTAGCAAGTGAAGGTCTGTTGCAtgaacattccagttatatcagaATAGTCAGCAAATAACAGTGCCTGGACCAGAGAAGTCCAAGGTTACTAGAATAAGCAATGACCTGTAATGTCAGGGTAAGAATCATCCTGGATACACACTGTAATCAACCAATTGTCATTTAACTCAATCCTCACAGAAATTAAAACAATGGTGGATATTGTAATAATTTTGCAATAATTTGAACGACCAATTCTATTGTCACATAATAAGGGGTAATGGACTACAAGTGTGCATATGCTGTGGTAGTCATAAATGAAAGCTTGATATAAAATAAACACTGCATCATTTACATCTATTGCGAAAGCCCGGGGGATACAGGTTACAGGCCCTCTGAGACTTGGAGGATACACAAGTACTAATACACTTTTGACCAACCAAGAAACAAAATCACTGACTGCCTGGGATCAAAACCAATGGTTGAAGATGACAGAACATCTAAGAGCTCAGCTCAACACAGTAATTGTGCCATTTTCGATGACACTGTTAGCCATGACCAAGCCAAAAATGAAGCTGCTGTTCAAGAATTGTGAAAAATGGTTAAAAACCTATCTCAATATACCTAGTAAAAAAAAATTTAGCTTTTAATGAAATTTCAAAAGTCTTTCAAAACAACTAGTCCTTACACCTTTTcattaactctttcaa
Proteins encoded:
- the LOC137295077 gene encoding serine/threonine-protein kinase MRCK alpha-like isoform X3, with protein sequence MSAEERLKALEQLYLQGASASDGYTVSVETLLDVLVTLYDECTNSTLRKEKNISDFVEFAKPIVGKIKTCRLHRDDFDTLKIIGRGAFGEVAVVKEKHTDQVYAMKILNKWEMLKRAETACFKEERDVLVYGDRRWITNLHYAFQDEHYLYLVMDYYCGGDLLTLLSKFEDRLPEDMSKFYIAEMVLAIDSLHKLHYVHRDIKPDNVLLDRSGHIVLADFGSCLKLMADGTVQSSVAVGTPDYISPEILRAMEDGHGKYGPECDWWSLGVCMYEMLYGETPFYAESLVETYGKIMNHQTRFEFPTDVDDVSQEAKDLIRQLICSADKRFGKGGLDDFRNHNWFSGIDWNNIRDMEAPYKPEVSSPTDTSNFDVDDTDFRHTDTVPPATYTAFKGHHLPFIGFSFTRKSKLSDVACLIDPEGTNGDKVDGALVETYERKIRNLERENKDLMIKIHETTATINELRTTQDINGVAAAAASGSDDEVRQLKEEVAVLHRVVAESQGEVSLLEQDLKKMFDSKQEVERKLKLLDEEKAAFEKELQDWRDKYKTQGRELKDALSKQKLAMEQYTSTNDSLLKAQSKVKELTREARNKEEETEDYKSKLDGIRLEKRRLEKLISEAQNQIDEAKSEAGKEKRLRERAEQYASDLEQELENIKRRQMGRSSSSTNLELTQEITRLKAEVERKDVEREEELARVSSKYSTELCDIKYHLKESEAKRSELQHEMTNLKSKVSQQLVDDLKEQLQKSKQRAEMHEQRSKAFSNEVDRLKDEVHSYQNRIDNHIRERSQLEEEIRDIYDKRESVAQWEAQISEIIKWVSDEKDARGYLQALATKMTEELENLKVMGVSGDDPSRGQRWRNRRSQRLDKMELLNLQSSLQSEIQAKTMISEQLTRIKEENVSNENKIHEKDSVIAELKRENEELREQIQRQQESQPKEWDDSREPGLFKYFNDRFTFNMDQISIDSEQGDDSEDTASRTDSRTDSRSDLQAGDTPESSLTRDAVPFSQPYEPVFQKPYSNNTSPAQGKPLPHPKAHKFIVKSFSTPYKCNHCTSLLVGLQRQGITCEVCGYSCHVHCMKKAPDVCPVPSDLMTKRPAGVNVERGLGTAFEGFVRVPRLGGIKKGWQRQYMVVCDFKLFFYDMLSDKNIPNEVVQEVLDMRDERFSASSVSPSDVIHANKKDIPQIFRVTTTELNSPFSEHIVLLLAEDEREKERWLTVITQLHGILKNNDKLPRTAVYQAQEVCDNSLSLVKNTMSSTILDSSRIVLGTEEGLYILDLKRDHLTRVGDRGDKKIFQLEIVPQEHSVIYIGGRQKNIKILHVSALEGKDCDSVKIVETKGCQTFCTGLIRQGTVTCLCVAIKRTIQVYEVNKTRVRYRKLKDIQVPGHVEFVDMMSERLCVGYPSTFAIYTVQGDGAPMTLVNTEDHSLEFLVRNPVKSLMAIELPSKEYLLVFNILGVYVDSTGARSRAQELLWPAQPDAVSYSEPYLACYTENSVFIYDVNTSEWVQTINVKKCKPLCKDGSLCIFSGVDSQHIFYLKDIYAEEDRLLVAELAKMKSGGRNKRRFSFKSREEDHRSSKGGGDRRSRVISSPINFSHIAHMGPDQGMQVLIDLPKSGGNQSNVGSSSGESEMQRVKSMFQPQLKSIHEAQMRGARPVSSHFNGSAGSRSEGGRPGGVRTMPGAPQDPNSLEKDVFEDSPDQPGWRHSIASNNSSNPSSDTGSNRQSFIDERDHGTDTSESEHASTNL